TTTGAGTACCTTGTGTTGTAAAAGTacaatacaaataaactttgatttgatttgatttcaatCTGTCCCTTCCAGCTCAAACTGGACcataaaatcattaaatatGTCATGAAAAACTTTAAGGTGCTTTTTAATGGgtataatatatatttaatcatttatgttttaattttaaattttatttatttattgacaattttaaataaatgactgacacatttatttaataatttgatggtgtatatatttatttcaattagtGTCTTCCAGTCCAGCATTTTCCCCAATGATCAATGAGTTTATTGGTGCTTGACAAAACCCAAAAGTCCTGGAAACATATAAAAGGctccttgttgtgtttgtgtccctgcagtcctcccccagcattggatgactgaagaggaagatttctgcaaccagcagaggaacttcAGAATGAAAcaggaagaaccagaacctccacagattaaagaggagccAGAGGAACTCTACATtagtcaggatgaagatcagcttgatctgaagcaggagactgataccttgatggagattcctacttatgaggaagatgagaacagagaaacagatctaaacaatcagcagagctttaatgtaactgatagtcaggatgaagaaggaaaccaacatgaagaatcaacatcaactacagatgaagagacagacccacagaacagagatcagaggaagagaagagacagaagacatgtccaaagtgtggtcagctctcacatgtcagcaggtcagtgtgactctgatcttcatctccaCACTATCGGTATGTTCACTTCAACAACGGTTCTATCTTGAGCTTCAAGCTCTCCAAACATGCAGTCCATCAACAGCGTGTCCTGGAAGAGTCTCTTCTGTCCCTTCCAGTTGAAAAGACAGAAGACATTGTTGGTCAGTGCAGCCGACAACATTCTTCAAATCATATTATCTTAGTCTGTTCTAAGTTCTCTGTAGTTCAGTtctttttaccatttttctCTGTCAAACCCAAAATCCCATCCTCTTTGATGTCTCCAATTCCAGACATTCAGACAGATTCTATTTCCAAAACTAGATTTCAAGCTAAAACCCAAAGACAGGGTCCTGCTCATGgatctgcagacagaaaagaTTCAAACCTGAACACATCAGTGAAAAAACTGCTTAGTGTTAGAATTGGTCTCCATCTTTTTCTGGACTGATTCTTCCTCTAGTgcagcttcatcttcatcaaactGCTCCTCATTGGTGGGTGGAAACACAACAGGGAGGTTTTTCTGTGTCCAGTCCAGCTCCATGAATGTTCAGGCTGTTTAATGTCAGtgatttcagtttcagtttagaAAAACTGCAtctcaaagaaacaaagaataCATTCAAATATAATAGCACCCCCCTCATCTGGCCCTCCCGTTGCCGTGAGTATTAAAATGCGGGGTGGCTCGGTTAGTTGTAatgttcactcactcagttcctgaatacacccgctcagttgtctttacgcacTTTGATTTTATGGCAGCGATATTTTCCTTGTGCAATATTGTTACAAAAGCACTTTTTTGAGTTGATgccaaaatatgtttaaaaagctatttgacCTGCTGTGAGTGAGTTAAATAACATTTCAGATatattggaaatgtttttgtatttctttgtattagTGTTGGCATAATAGTTGATGATGTCACAGTAGTTCAGGGTTCAAATTGGCGCATCATTCCATAAACCACTGCTCTAGATCTTCAAAAAGACAATGCAACTCCTCcactcttcatcttcttcactgTCTTCCTCACTTCATCCTTACTGATTTTTGTCACTTTCTGCTCCACAACAGCCACCTCTTTCTACTCTATGCTGTATAATAGTTTCCTTATTCATCTGCTCTTGAAagttctccttccatcttttccaTCACATCAGTAGAACCTGTAAACACAATTCCATATAATTCCTTCATCAAACTAATGGGCTGCGCATCCTTCCATGTCTATTTCTCAGTCTAAACTTTACAGATCTACAGATTTTTACTTGGCAGCTTTTCCTCCCTtacagctgagaccctcagtaTGGCTTGAAGATGATTGTCAGTGAATCTGGTCTGTACTTGTCAGAGAGTATGTGCTCCCAGTTTGGAGTCTGTGttgaaattcttttttgttgttgttttgtttactttttaacacaaatcaataaaggagaaacaaaatttaGAAACCATTttgggattttctttcttatgacttttgcacatttaaaccctgCTCACAGGTTATTGTAGAGCAGCTGGTCAGCCACTCCTAAATTTTTCATAGTTGAATTCAAACTGTGGTTCCTAAAAGAACGGTCGCTGTTCATTGGAGATCAGAACAATCAATGCCGACACCTGAGATCAGAGAAAGGCTcaaaaacagatggaaatttatgttggcgacaccaaataagtacagccaagatgcacaacactgaaaaagtgtcattcatacaaactggcggggcgcattaacattaaactttcacaaTAAGGCGAGGGTATCATCTTGAGGGCCGTGAATTTGAAACCCCTGCTGTAGTCTAACTGCAATGCAGTAAAGCAGTTGATGTTTTGTGtagccacagataaatgaattcTCCACATTTAAGTCTGGTCATCGCATTGTGGAAATTTCCAGTGTTGACACTCATTTACCACCACTGGTCAATGTCCCCTCAGCATGTGTGTGGACTTCCTGTGCTGGAATGACTAGGCTGGACCTATGCGGTTCTTCCTCTCAAACTACAGTTCAACAGATAGGAAGAATTGCTGGTTTCccttctgcagctgcagcactaGTGGGTTGTGATGTACATGATGTGTCTTATCAGAGTCTCCATCCTTGCTGCtgattttatcattttgtttagaaaaaaaaatcaatttagaaaacaacagcccttttatttattcaaggtcttttacagttacattcAAAAGGATCTCAAACAATCTGAAACTCTGTACAACATGAATTTGTAATCACCTGCTGGTCCAGTAGAAGATTCTTCATCACTATCCCCATGGTCACTGAGACACCTGTTTCTACTGTCCTGAGgtggactggcaacctgtcacGACGGACTGGGAACTTGTACTTTGCAGGTAACTTGTACTCACCTGCAAAGTCTTGACCTGTAGCTGGTAAAGACTCTAGGatccccatgaccctgaaagggattcagtgagTTCAGAAAATGAAGGGAtgggttttttaaataaaaatttaaactgAAGTTCTTCTAAGGGgtggtttatattttttcttggaGCTTAACAATAAAACAAGTATTTTCAAGTATAAAAGGGTTCCttcttgtgtttgtgttccAGCAGTCCTCCCTCAGCACTGGGTGACTGAAGAGGATCCCTGCAACCAGCACAGGAACTTCAGAGTGaaacaggaggaaccagaatctccacagattaaagaggaattgcaggaaccagaaccatCACAGATGAAAGAGGAGCCAGAGGAGCTCTTCATCAGTCAAGATAACGACCGGCTTCATCTGAACAAGGAGACTGATACTTTGATGAAGATTCTTACTAATGAGGAAGATaagaacagtgaagcagatctaaacaatcagcagagctttaatgtaactgatagtcaggatgaaaaaggaaaccaacatgaagaatcaacatcaactacagatggagagacagacccacagaacagagatcagaaGATGATAAGAGACATaagtcatgtccaaagtgtggacacATGTCAAAAGACAGAAAGTGActctgttagaaaaaaaaacagaaaggtaTCTTTGGTTAAGAAATGCAAACAATCTCCAAAAGGAAAAAGATCTACCTTTAACAAGTTGGGTAAAAGAAAAGGAGTTGCACATAATGTGTCAATGAGAACTGAGTCTGAAAGACCTTATGTCTGTCAAGAATGTGGTAAAAGCtttgattacttttttaaagtcagaattcacatgagaactcatacaggagaaaagccctttttgtgtaaagaatgtgataaaagttttagtcgTGTATAtagtctcaaaacacacatgagaactcacacaggagagaagccttttccTTGTAAAGATTGTGATACAAGTTTTCGTCAAATATCTCATCTCAaagcacacatgagaactcacacaggagaaacacctttttcttgtaaagaatgtaatgCAAGTTTTTGTTATGTATCTAGCCTCAAAACACATATgaaaactcacacaggagagaagcctttttcttgtaaggaATGTGATGCAAGTTTTTGTCATGTATATAGCCTTAAAACACACATAAGAACTCACACgggagaaaagccttttacttgtaaagaatgtgataaaagttttagtcaaATGTCTCATCTCAaagcacacatgagaactcatacaggagaaacgcctttttcttgtaaagaatgtgatgcaAGTTTTTGTCATGTATATAGCcttaaaacacacatgagaactcacacaggagaaaagcctttttcttgtaaggaATGTGATGCAAGTTTTCGTCAAATGTctcatctcaaaacacacatgagaactcacacaggagaaaagcctttttcttgtaaggaATGTGATGCAAGTTTTTGTCATGTATATAGCcttaaaacacacatgagaactcacacaggagaaaagccttttacttgtaaagaatgtgataaaagttttagtcaaATGTCTCATCTCAaagcacacatgagaactcacacaggagaaatgcctttttcttgtaatgaATGTGATGCAAGTTTTAGTCGTATATCTAATCTCAAAAGAcatatgagaactcacacaggttAGAAGCCTTCTACTTGTACAGAATGATAACAATTTTAGTTGCAAAATTTAGCTCAAAGCACACATgaaaactcacacaggagagaagcttttttcttttaacccttgtgctatcttagatgaccccaaccttacattgacgtgttattcctaccacgacaaaggtggataaaggtgaaaagatttcatgtaatccatggacaccagtgaagatcacaaatccttgaagaaaaaaggttcagcgcactgtattgtgggtctagatgaccccactcccaatgttaaagtgcctaggatagcacaagggttacagaatgTAATAAAGGTTTTAGGGAAATATCTAATCTCAaatcacacatgagaactcacacagaaaagccctttttttgtgaagaatgtgAAACAAGTTTTAATCGTAAATTTAGTCTCCAACAACATATGAAAACTCATTCGGGAGAGAATTATTTTTCTAATCAAGATGAATTTAGTGAAATTGTCAACTTAAGAAACAGAGGAAAACTAGTAGGATCTGCAGTTCCAGAAGAAGATGCAgggttgaatgaatgaaactcaAGGGTAATAatttgcacacaaacaaaattaaataaagaaatgatcaaagttgaccataaataaagtgaaaacagtacgataacaaaatatatatttttgtgaaaaatgccagtgCCAGGTCtcaaaccagcgagcttctgcatcAAGGATTCCtgtgtatttcaatggaggcaaaaattcTGGAAAATTCTtggatttttttgaaaagttcaagggttTGAAGGATCAAAAGTTATAgctgggaaaagctgaaagagctgaacattttaaaagttgaatggttaaaatagctgaaaccTTTAGAACTTTTTTGCACCTAATGAGAGACGTAAGCAGGCATCTtctgtaattattattattacttttttatttcacaacacTTCTGGGTCTGAAACAATCTGTTGGTGCACAGTTCGCACAAAAAGTTGTttgtgtattcattttttttttagttttttaatgtctgactttttcctgaaaacatctttttttctgatattttagtTTTCTAAGACACCTGTTGAGGTTTTTTATCATCTATAAACAACACATACCAAAATCCATACAATAAAGGATTGATACATTTCGgtatatgtataaatattctATACAATgagttttaatgtttaaatttatttaaaaaatgctaaaattcaatttgtttttttagatgaacctgtaaaaagatctgtgttgttttttgatgATCATAGTTTAATCCTCATCTCTTGACCAGCTTTATTGTGGTTGTAGTTTATGCTAATACAATGTGTGTGTTGTCTTTGCCTGTGTAACCACGaataatattttgtttaattctaaCACTTTTCATGTGATCATTGAATATTTCgttatagtttttaaaaagtagcgACTGCTTAGATTTTTTGAGCAAATAATTTTATAAGGAAAAGATTTTCCCCAAAATGTATTCAGGAAGAGGCGGATAAAGAACCAGACTGGTGTTTCTGTCTTCCATTCTTTTGATTCCTCTTTTCTAGTAGAGATTACAACTGTTTATCTGTTAATTTAGGTTCTCAGTGTTCTGTTCCAATCTTATCTGTGAAGAATAAAGTGGACGTGAACATCAGTCAGAAGTGTGATCTTTCCCACAGTGTGGgtttctgctggttccaaaGCTGGACTAGTCAAGTTCAGTTCTGACTGCTGAATCCAGGACTGAGGTGAGAtgacagagttccatcagaagcTCTGAAAGAAGACTGAAGCAAACAAATTGCTTCTCAGTTGTTTTCTCATCAGTCTGAAGCAGCAGTGAGGTTCAGCTCAACAGAAATCTGCAAACTTAATTCTGGCTTTGAGTTTCTTTGAAATCCAGATTTTGTCTTGGAAAATGAATTCAGCATTTGCatcttttggaaaatatttttttcatttttttgtctttttaacagATTCGTTTCTTCACAGTAAACCTGATGAAATGTAACCAGAATGTAGTCATTCCATATAGAttcataaatgtaataaaagttttttcctCCTAAATAGAATATGTTAAGTGTTGTAGATTtaccaccatccatccatccatcttcttccgcttatccgggaccgggtcgcggaggcagcagtctaagcagagatgcccagacttccttcgccccagccacttcctccagctcctctggggggaccccaaggcgttcccaggccagccgagagacgtagtctccccaacgtgtcctgggtcttccccgtgACCTCCGCCAAGTGGGatatgcccggaacacctctccagggaggcgtccaggaggcatccggactagatgcccgagccacgtcaactggctcctttcgatgtggaggagaagcggttctactccaagCTCCCCGAGGTTgactgagcttctcaccctatctctaatggagcgcccagccaccctgcggaggaaacTCATTttagccgcttgtattcgggacctcgttctttcggtcatgacccatagctcatgaccataggtgagtaaaCGAAGATTgactggtaaattgagagc
The sequence above is drawn from the Oryzias latipes chromosome 2, ASM223467v1 genome and encodes:
- the LOC105355234 gene encoding gastrula zinc finger protein XlCGF57.1-like; protein product: MENRQSFNVTNSQDEEGNQHEESTLTTHGETDPQNRDQRKRRDKRHVQSVDSSHMSAAVLPQHWVTEEDPCNQHRNFRVKQEEPESPQIKEELQEPEPSQMKEEPEELFISQDNDRLHLNKETDTLMKILTNEEDKNSEADLNNQQSFNVTDSQDEKGNQHEESTSTTDGETDPQNRDQKMIRDISHVQSVDTCQKTESDSVRKKNRKVSLVKKCKQSPKGKRSTFNKLGKRKGVAHNVSMRTESERPYVCQECGKSFDYFFKVRIHMRTHTGEKPFLCKECDKSFSRVYSLKTHMRTHTGEKPFPCKDCDTSFRQISHLKAHMRTHTGETPFSCKECNASFCYVSSLKTHMKTHTGEKPFSCKECDASFCHVYSLKTHIRTHTGEKPFTCKECDKSFSQMSHLKAHMRTHTGETPFSCKECDASFCHVYSLKTHMRTHTGEKPFSCKECDASFRQMSHLKTHMRTHTGEKPFSCKECDASFCHVYSLKTHMRTHTGEKPFTCKECDKSFSQMSHLKAHMRTHTGEMPFSCNECDASFSRISNLKRHMRTHTG